The nucleotide sequence GAGCTGCCGGACGCCCGGCTCGCCGTGCTGTCGGCGTGCGAGACCGCGCGGGGTTCGGAGCGGCTGGCCGACGAGTCCATCCACATCACCTCGGCCTTCCAGATCGCCGGATACCCGCACGCGATCGGCACCCTCTGGCCGGTGCACGACGCGGTGGCGGTCCGTGTGACCCGGAGCCTGTACCGGCGTCTGCGCGGCGAACACGGCGCCGAGAGCGAGGGGTTGGACGCCGGCCGGGCGGCCCTCGCGCTGCACCACGCCGTCCGGGAGTGCCGGACGGCCTTCCCCGGCAGCCCCAGCCTGTGGGCCGCCCATGTGCACTCCGGGGCGTGAAGCCGCGGAACCGGACGAGGAAAGGAGGGGGTCGGGACATGGCCCTCGGATGGCGCAGGAAGCGCGAGGACGACGAGAAGCGGGACGCCCCCGAACCCGGACCGCCCGCGGCAGCCGACCTGGTCGTCACGCTCATCAACGACGACGGCAGCGAGCAGGAGATCACCCGGGTCGGTCTGCCCCCGCACGAGTTCTACGGCATGCGCGCCAACGCCGCCCACCAGCGGCTCGGCCCGGAACACCCGGACACCCTGCTGGCGTTCCGCGACTACGCCCGCGCGCTGACGCGTATGGAGGGCCGCCAGGAGGAGGCGCGTGAGCGGCTGTGGGACCTGGTGCGCACCCAGTCCCTCACCATCGGCTACGTCCACGAGGACACCCTGACGACCGCCGCCGACCTGGCCGGCCTGATGCATGCCACGGGCGAGCTGGGCAAGTCCGAGGAGGTGTGGCGCAGCGTGTGGACCAGCCGCGCCGAACTCCTCGGCCCGGACCACCCGCACACCCTGGACAGCGCGTCGTCGCTGGCCTCGGTGCTGGAGGACCTGCGCCGGGAACCGGAGGCGGCCGCACTGCGCCGGGACGTGCTGGAACGCCGGAAACGGCTGCTGGGCCCGGACGACCCGGCGGTCCTCTCCGACACCGGCAGCCACGCGGCCGCGCTGGTCAAGGCGGGGCACTGGGCCGAGGCGGAACGCGAACTGCGCTCGCTGGTGGCCCGGTTGGAGCGACGGAACCTCCAGGACGACGACATCGGCCTGGCCGCCCGCGCCAACCTGGGGGCCGCGCTGTGCCGCCTGGACCGGCTGGACGAGGCGGAGGCGGTGATGCGTTCCGTGCTCACCGCCCAGCAGCGCGCCAAGGGCCCGGACCACGGCGACACCCTCTCCACCCGCAACAACCTCGCCGCCGTCCTGCACGCCCGCGAACGCTATGCGGAGTCGGCGCACATCCTGCGCGAGGTCCTGTCCCTGGTGTCCCGCCGCAAGGGCGACAGCCACCCCGACACCGTGCACGCCCGCGACAACCTGGCCAACGTCCTCATCGACAACGGCGACCACCGGGAGGCGAGCACCCTCCTCACCCGCTGCCACGCCGACTACACCCGGGTCTTCGGCCCCCACCATCCCCTGACCCGCACGGCGGCGGAACGACTGGCCTGGCTGCGGGACAACTCGTCCTGACAGCAGCCACCTTGAGTGCCCCGGACCCCCCTGCTAGCTTGACCCGACCTTCCCGCCCACCACCCCCCGGACCACCCACATGCCCCCAGCCGACCGTCTCGGCCTGCTCCGCGAGCCCGACTTCCGCCGACTCTTCGCCGCGACCGCGCTGGGGCAGCTCGGGGACCGGGTCGTCTACCGGTCTCCGGCCCCGCCCACCCCCTGAGGCAGACTGAGCTGGGCATGACACCCCGGACGAGAGGGAGCGGTGGCATGGGCGCTCGGTGGGCCGATTTCCAGTACGAGATCTATCTGAACGGGATGAACGGGACGGTGCCCCGGCTGCCGACCGATCTGACGCGGCTGGCGGAACTGGCGGAGCACCGGCTCGGGCCGGGCCCGGTCGGGTACGTCGCGGGGAGCGCCGGGGACGGGAGCACCGAGCGGGCCAACCGGGCCGCGCTGGAGCGGCGCCGGATCGTGCCGCGCATGCTGCGGGACGTACGGGAGCGGGATCTTTCCGTACGGGTGCTGGGCCGTACGCTGCCCGCGCCGCTGGCCCTCGCCCCCGTCGGGGTGCTGTCGATCATGCATCCGGACGCGGAGTGCGGGGCCGCTCGGGCCGCCGCAGCGCAGGGGGTGCCGTACATCCTGTCGTCGGCATCGAGCACGCCGATGGAGACGGTCGCGGAGGCGATGGGGGACGCCGAGCGGTGGTTCCAGTTGTACTGGGGCAGCGACCGCGAGGTGACCCGGAGCTTCCTGGGGCGGGCGAAGGCGTCCGGCTTCTCGGTGCTGGTCGTCACGCTGGACACCCCGCTGCTGTCCTGGCGCCCGCGCGACCTGGACCGGGCGTATCTGCCCTTCCTGCACGGGGTGGGCACCGCCAACTACTTCACCGACCCCGCCTTCCGCGCAGGGCTGGCCAAGCCGGTGGAGGAGGACCCGAACGCGGCCGTCCTGCACTTCCTCGGCCTGTTCGGGGACGCCGGGCACACCTGGCCGGACCTGGCGTTCCTGCGCGAGCACTGGGACGGCCCCATCGTCCTCAAGGGCATCCTGCACCCGGACGACGCCCGCGAGGCCGCCGATGCCGGGATGGACGGGGTGGTGGTGTCCAACCACGGCGGCCGCCAGGTCGCCGGTTCCGTCGCCGCCGCCGACGCGCTGCCGAAGGTCGTGGACGCGGTCGGCGACCGACTCACCGTGCTGTTCGACAGCGGTATCCGCACCGGCGACGACATCGCCAAGACCCTGGCCCTGGGCGCCCGCGCGGTACTGCTCGGCCGCCCCTACGTGTACGGCCTGGGCCTGGACGGCCAGGCGGGCGTCGAACACGTCATCCGCAGCGTCCTGGCCGAACTGGACCTGACCCTCGCCCTCTCGGGCCACGCCTCCCCCGCCACCCTGGACCCGGGCGTCCTGACGGACGGACCGGACTAGGGCCTGTTCCGGCCTGTTTCGCAACAGGCCCTAGGCCCCCTGCCCCGGCGCCTCCGCCTGGCGGGCCGTGGCCTCGGGCGTCTCCGCTATCGACAGGGAGCCGGGCGCCGTCGACGGGGTGTCGGTCAGCCAGTGCTGGGCGGGTGAGCGGTCACGGAGGGAGACCACGATGTCGGAGCCGGGACGCGCGTCGGCGGAGGCAAGTGCGAGGGTCTCGTCCCACAGCGGCAGCAACTCGCCCCGCACCGTGAGGTCGTAGCGCACGTCCTTGCCGCGCTCGGTGCCCGCGTCGTCGCAGGTGCCGAGGATGACGACGGCGGCGTCGGCGTGGGAGTCCAGGCAGAGCTGCGGGTCGGCCTGGCTGTGCAGGAGGCCGTCCGCGTCGTACGTCCACTGCTGGGTGACGGCGTCGGAGCACAGGGCCAGCGTCACCAGCGCGCCGCGCTCGGGCTCGCCCTTGATGCCCAGGCAGAGTCCGGCTCCGGCGTTGCGCAGCCTGATGGGCCGTCCGGCCAGGGGCGGGGTCGCGGACGCCGTCGGCGAGGGCCGCGCCGTGCGCGGGTCCGCGGCGGGCGCGGCCCCGGCGGAGGCGACCGGGGTGCGGCCGCCGTCGTCCTCGGGCCACGCGGCGACGGCGAGGCCCGAGACCAGCAGCCCGGCCGAGAGGACGCCCGCCCCGGTCCGGAACGACCACCCGCTACCGCGCCCGCGCCTGGCACCACGGGCCGGCGCTCCGCGCTTCCCGCGCCGG is from Streptomyces seoulensis and encodes:
- a CDS encoding tetratricopeptide repeat-containing protein, giving the protein MALGWRRKREDDEKRDAPEPGPPAAADLVVTLINDDGSEQEITRVGLPPHEFYGMRANAAHQRLGPEHPDTLLAFRDYARALTRMEGRQEEARERLWDLVRTQSLTIGYVHEDTLTTAADLAGLMHATGELGKSEEVWRSVWTSRAELLGPDHPHTLDSASSLASVLEDLRREPEAAALRRDVLERRKRLLGPDDPAVLSDTGSHAAALVKAGHWAEAERELRSLVARLERRNLQDDDIGLAARANLGAALCRLDRLDEAEAVMRSVLTAQQRAKGPDHGDTLSTRNNLAAVLHARERYAESAHILREVLSLVSRRKGDSHPDTVHARDNLANVLIDNGDHREASTLLTRCHADYTRVFGPHHPLTRTAAERLAWLRDNSS
- a CDS encoding lactate 2-monooxygenase, giving the protein MGARWADFQYEIYLNGMNGTVPRLPTDLTRLAELAEHRLGPGPVGYVAGSAGDGSTERANRAALERRRIVPRMLRDVRERDLSVRVLGRTLPAPLALAPVGVLSIMHPDAECGAARAAAAQGVPYILSSASSTPMETVAEAMGDAERWFQLYWGSDREVTRSFLGRAKASGFSVLVVTLDTPLLSWRPRDLDRAYLPFLHGVGTANYFTDPAFRAGLAKPVEEDPNAAVLHFLGLFGDAGHTWPDLAFLREHWDGPIVLKGILHPDDAREAADAGMDGVVVSNHGGRQVAGSVAAADALPKVVDAVGDRLTVLFDSGIRTGDDIAKTLALGARAVLLGRPYVYGLGLDGQAGVEHVIRSVLAELDLTLALSGHASPATLDPGVLTDGPD